CGTCAGGAGCACGTCCCTCTGTTCCCCAAATGGCAATACGCTATGTTATGTCTGTTGATGGGAGTACTCACAGCTAGACAGCAACAAAAAACTGCAGGCTACAAACCAGCTGGGCAAAGCATCAATCTACCTGGCTATCAATCCATCGACCTTGGCAACCAGATAATCAAGCTTCAAAACACACAAGGACTGATCTATATCAAACCCCCTGTACCTGCCTATCGTGCAGATCACAATCCCATAATCTGTTGGCAAGGCAGTGGCTATTCGTTCAAAAGAATAGAAAAATGGTTCATTCAAGATATTCAAATCAACCACGCAGAACTGATCAAAGGAGAAGACAAGATTTATACGGCATGGTGGTTTGAAAGCCTAGAACACAAAACAGGGGATCAACTGGAATGGCGAAAATATGGGATACTCCATAATGAAGACTTCTATTTGATCAATCTCACATGCAACACCAAAGAGGAATTAAACAAACAGTTACGCACCCTCCTGGGTCAAAATATAATATCACCTAAAAAAAACAGTACCTCATGAAATCCAAAATCACCTCTTACATCCCTCCTGCTTTATTCTTCATGTTCATCCTATGGATGATTCTGTCGGCAGATCTAGATCACCAGAATCTCATCATGGACATAGGACATAGTGTACCTCATGGGGACAAGGTGGGGCATTTTCTTCTTTTTGGAATCCTCGCGTTGCTGACCAATATGGCTCTGAAGTTTAGAAGGACTTCTCTTGCTAGTCGCAAGTTTCATATGGGCTCATTGCTGGTCTTTGCCTTTGCGATCTGCGAGGAGTTTACACAGCTGGCCTTTCAGACGAGAACGTTCGATTGGGTAGACATGCTTTTTGACCTGTTTGGAATTGGCCTACTCTCTTCTATTTCATTCAGAAGATTCTTGGTTCATCAATTTCAA
The DNA window shown above is from Reichenbachiella sp. 5M10 and carries:
- a CDS encoding VanZ family protein is translated as MKSKITSYIPPALFFMFILWMILSADLDHQNLIMDIGHSVPHGDKVGHFLLFGILALLTNMALKFRRTSLASRKFHMGSLLVFAFAICEEFTQLAFQTRTFDWVDMLFDLFGIGLLSSISFRRFLVHQFQTLTHYLARKLHVD